AAATCTCTTTGAAAATCGGGTTGCCAAGCGCGCGGCCCCTCCATAGGGTCCGCGCCCTTCCACTTAAGGGCAGGTGTCAGAGTGGTCGAATGAGCACGCTTGGAAAGCGTGTGTGCTAGCAATAGTACCGAGGGTTCGAATCCCTCCCTGTCCGCTTCCTTGATTTTCAGGGAACAAAGCCGTTGTAGTAACAACGGCGGTGACAACGGTGATTCAGATCAGCCGTTTTGTCGGGTCTTCCGAGATTCTCTATATGCTCGGTGGCTGATTCGATTCCGGTTGAATCGGTGGAGCTGGAGATTCCGGCGCGGCGCGACGCACGAATTACGAGATCAGTAGTAGCCCGGAGCAGATGGCTCCTGTCCTGCGGGTTTGGCTGCCAAGCATGGGCCGCGGGATGCCGCGGCGGTTCTCCGCCAGCAGCCGTCCGATCTCTAACAACCGCTCAATAGTCCGCCACAGGCGAGTTCGGTAGGGTGGCTCCGATTTCCGGGACGAGGGCGGCGAGATCGGCGATCTCTTGGGAAACCGAGTCCCACTTTTCCCGCGACCAGGGGATGGTGGGGTGGAGCTTCTTGCGGAATTTCGCCAGGCGCTTTTCGGCGTCGTCGGTGATGTAGGAGGAGACGGCGGCGAGTCGTTTCGCGGCGTCTTTCGCGCGCTCGGTGCGGTGGCAGATCATCGCGAGGTCATTGCCCGCCTCGATGGCGGCGACGACGTCGGTATTGTCCGGGTAGCGGTCGGCGATGGCGCCCATGTCGAGGTCGTCGGTGAGGACCAGATGCTTGTCGAAGCCGAGCTGGCCGCGGAGGAAGTCCGTGACCATGCGGCGGGACAGCGAGGCGGGCTTCTCCGGGTCGATGGCGGGGAAGAGCACGTGCGCGAGCATGACGGCATCCAGTTCCGGCATGAGCGCGGTGTAGGGGATGATGTCTTCCTTCAGCAGGTCCGTGATGGTGGCGTCGCTCACGGGCAGGTCGTGGTGCGGGTCGGACTTCGCGCGGCCGCAGGCGGGGAAGTGCTTGGCGCAGGAGCGCACGGAGCGCTTGCGCAGCCAGCGGTTCCAGTTGCCTGCGAGGTCGATCACCTTTTGCGGATCGCGGCCCCAGCAGCGCCCGCGGAGGGAATTCTGGAGGTCCGGGTGGTGGTCGAGGTCGAGCACCGGGGCGAAGTCGAGATTGAAGCCGAGCAGGCGGAGCTGGTCGCCGGTATAGACGCCGGCCTTGGCGGCGAGCATCATGTCGCCCTTCGCGGCGAAGGCATTGGCAGATGGCAGGGAGGGGGCGATGTCCTTCGTGCGGGTGACGCGGCCGCCTTCCTGGTCGATGGCCATGATGGGCTCGTCCTCGCAGAGCGTGCGCAGGGCGTCCGTGAGCTGGCGGGTCTGCTCGGCGGTGACGATATTCCTGCCAAAGAGGATGAAGCCGGCGGGCTGGAGCCGCCGGAACATCTCCGCCTCGTCCGGCTCGATCTCCGGTCCGCGCACGCCGAGCAGCAGCAGGTGGCCATTCATGGGCGGCAGGATGAATGAGGGCCCGCGGGAGAAAAGCGGGATTCTCAAATCCGTCCGGGTTTCCCGTTGGCGAAGCGGGGGCGGGGGCGTATTTTCCAAAGGATAGCAATGAGCGCGACCGACTCCCCCATCCACCTGCAGGGCCAGATCCTGCTGGCTGACCCGTCGCTGCACGACGGGATCTTCGACCGGTCGGTCATCCTGCTGGCGGACCACTCGGCGGAGGAGGGAGCCTTCGGGCTGATCCTGAATCATCCGACGGGCCACAGCGTCGGGGACTTCCTGAAGGAGCCTGCCTTCGAGCCGCTGAAGCACATCGCGGTGCACCTCGGCGGGCCGGTCTCGCGCGAGCATCTTACG
The sequence above is drawn from the Luteolibacter flavescens genome and encodes:
- the nagZ gene encoding beta-N-acetylhexosaminidase, producing the protein MNGHLLLLGVRGPEIEPDEAEMFRRLQPAGFILFGRNIVTAEQTRQLTDALRTLCEDEPIMAIDQEGGRVTRTKDIAPSLPSANAFAAKGDMMLAAKAGVYTGDQLRLLGFNLDFAPVLDLDHHPDLQNSLRGRCWGRDPQKVIDLAGNWNRWLRKRSVRSCAKHFPACGRAKSDPHHDLPVSDATITDLLKEDIIPYTALMPELDAVMLAHVLFPAIDPEKPASLSRRMVTDFLRGQLGFDKHLVLTDDLDMGAIADRYPDNTDVVAAIEAGNDLAMICHRTERAKDAAKRLAAVSSYITDDAEKRLAKFRKKLHPTIPWSREKWDSVSQEIADLAALVPEIGATLPNSPVADY